In Nitrospira sp., one genomic interval encodes:
- a CDS encoding YqgE/AlgH family protein has product MSLPLGKGIFLVAAPALRDPNFRQAVVLLCEHGPEGALGVIVNRPTAMSISEALPQVPILEGQPHVLYSGGPVQTNQVMLLYRVNQAPENSHQVFDGVCLGGDLDIMERILTTREQKESFRAYLGYSGWGPGQLESEMQTGSWITLPADPAIVFEKDSSRIWSDVFLTLDEASRHYADMPIDPSLN; this is encoded by the coding sequence ATGTCGCTTCCACTTGGAAAAGGAATCTTTTTGGTGGCCGCGCCGGCGTTGCGCGACCCGAATTTCAGGCAGGCGGTCGTACTCCTCTGCGAACATGGGCCGGAGGGGGCGCTCGGCGTGATCGTCAACCGCCCCACCGCGATGTCCATTTCTGAAGCGCTGCCGCAGGTCCCCATCCTCGAAGGTCAGCCGCACGTCCTGTATTCGGGCGGGCCCGTCCAAACGAATCAGGTGATGTTGCTGTATCGCGTGAATCAGGCGCCGGAAAACTCGCACCAGGTGTTCGACGGGGTCTGTCTCGGGGGAGATTTGGACATCATGGAGCGGATCCTGACGACCCGCGAGCAGAAAGAATCGTTCCGCGCCTACCTGGGGTACTCCGGATGGGGACCGGGCCAGTTGGAGTCGGAAATGCAAACCGGTTCGTGGATTACCCTCCCGGCCGATCCGGCAATCGTATTCGAGAAGGATTCGTCCCGTATCTGGTCGGATGTCTTTCTGACGCTCGACGAGGCTTCGCGGCATTATGCCGACATGCCGATCGATCCTTCCTTGAATTGA
- the uvrA gene encoding excinuclease ABC subunit UvrA gives MPAKKPSHDLIIEGARQNNLKNISLRIPHDRVTAITGLSGSGKSSLAFDTLFAEGQWRYVESLSTYARMFLDKVNRPDVDRLTNVRPAIAIEQKNPVRTARSTVGTATELADLLRLLFAKIGKPVCPSCKQEARGYYPGSLTEELLAHCPDARAMVLFPLKDLGPGHDRSLIDSLLKRGFTRLRCGEELFNLHDEAALPASRPSGLQVVLDRVVLRPDNRHRLIDAIETAFREADGLCQIDIIGQGVRTYSTDFRCQGCGRTFEPLRPLLFSFNHPLGACPECKGFGNILHYDRDLVIPDRSRSLAGGAVEPWSKPGSDWWQQQLLLAMRKRGVDLTTPFQALPPEVQHLIWEGGKDVEGVRQYFEYLETKRYKLHVRVLLSRYRSPAPCPTCLGSRLKPEARFVKLAGRDFVELNDLTIEAAAAWVQQLALPSFEAEIAKDILRQLHDKLSFLLRVGLGYLSLSRQTKTLSGGEAQRITLANQLGSRLVGTLYVLDEPTIGLHARDTATLADILRDLADHGNTVVVVEHDPLVMQAADYLVELGPASGEQGGSIVCAAPRDRFIADRQAITARYLRGEASIPLPKSRRPGNGKVLSIAGAAEHNLKNLLVRIPLNMLVCVTGVSGSGKSTLVEDTLYRAAARAFRVESLPMGTFQAIKGLEHLKGVRLIDQQPIGRTPRSNPITYLKAFDDIRALFAAERDALRQGLTPGHFSFNSAEGRCERCEGNGYEKLEMYFFEDIYATCEQCEGRRFKPNVLGIRYRGKTIHDVLNLTVADAQAFFSGVPKLTEKLHLLSTIGLGYLRLGQAATTLSGGEAQRLKIAAELKDPSAQGLLYILDEPTTGLHLEDIKKLLAVLHKLVDAGNTLVVVEHNLDVIKTADWIIDLGPEGGEAGGHIVAEGRPEQVTQVAQSHTGRFLATLLTR, from the coding sequence ATGCCCGCCAAGAAACCGTCTCACGACCTCATCATCGAAGGCGCGCGCCAAAACAATCTCAAGAACATCTCGCTGCGGATTCCACACGACCGGGTGACGGCGATCACGGGGCTTTCGGGATCCGGCAAATCATCGCTGGCCTTCGATACGTTGTTCGCGGAGGGGCAGTGGCGCTATGTGGAATCGCTCTCGACCTATGCGCGCATGTTTCTCGATAAGGTGAACCGTCCCGACGTCGACCGGCTGACCAACGTCCGTCCCGCAATCGCGATCGAACAGAAAAATCCGGTCCGGACGGCACGCTCGACCGTGGGCACCGCGACCGAGCTGGCCGATCTGCTTCGGCTGCTCTTCGCCAAGATCGGGAAACCCGTCTGCCCCTCCTGCAAACAAGAAGCGCGCGGCTACTATCCCGGCTCACTGACTGAAGAGTTGCTCGCTCACTGTCCTGACGCGCGAGCGATGGTGCTCTTCCCGCTAAAGGATCTCGGGCCCGGCCATGACCGATCATTGATCGATTCCTTGTTGAAACGCGGCTTCACTCGGCTGCGATGCGGTGAGGAGCTGTTCAACCTTCACGACGAGGCCGCACTCCCGGCATCCCGGCCGAGCGGGCTGCAGGTGGTCTTGGACCGGGTGGTGCTCCGCCCCGATAACCGCCACCGCCTCATCGACGCAATCGAAACCGCCTTTCGAGAAGCCGACGGCCTTTGTCAGATCGACATCATCGGCCAGGGGGTCCGCACCTATAGCACGGACTTTCGTTGCCAAGGCTGCGGCCGCACGTTCGAACCGCTCCGACCGCTCCTGTTTTCGTTCAACCATCCCCTCGGAGCCTGCCCCGAATGCAAGGGGTTCGGCAACATCCTGCACTATGATCGCGACCTGGTCATCCCGGATCGCAGCCGATCCCTTGCAGGCGGCGCGGTGGAACCCTGGAGCAAACCCGGCTCCGATTGGTGGCAGCAACAGCTCTTACTCGCCATGCGTAAGCGGGGCGTGGACCTCACGACTCCGTTTCAGGCGCTTCCCCCGGAGGTGCAGCACCTCATTTGGGAGGGCGGCAAGGATGTGGAGGGAGTTCGGCAATATTTCGAGTACCTGGAAACCAAACGCTACAAACTGCACGTACGGGTCTTGCTAAGCCGCTATCGCAGTCCCGCTCCATGCCCCACCTGCCTGGGCAGCCGCCTGAAGCCGGAAGCCCGGTTCGTCAAATTGGCTGGGCGCGACTTCGTAGAACTGAACGATCTGACCATCGAGGCAGCCGCCGCCTGGGTGCAGCAGCTGGCCCTGCCCTCTTTTGAAGCGGAGATCGCCAAGGACATTCTGCGCCAGCTGCACGACAAGCTGAGTTTTCTGCTCCGTGTGGGCTTGGGATACCTCAGCCTATCGCGCCAAACGAAGACCCTGTCCGGCGGGGAAGCACAACGGATCACCCTCGCCAACCAACTCGGCTCACGCCTCGTGGGCACTCTCTACGTGCTGGACGAGCCGACCATCGGTCTCCACGCCCGCGATACGGCCACATTGGCCGACATCCTGCGCGACCTTGCCGACCACGGCAACACCGTCGTCGTGGTCGAGCATGATCCCCTGGTGATGCAAGCCGCCGATTACCTCGTGGAATTGGGTCCCGCCTCCGGTGAACAGGGCGGTTCCATCGTCTGCGCGGCCCCGCGCGACCGGTTCATTGCCGACCGGCAGGCCATCACCGCCCGATACCTGCGGGGAGAAGCCAGCATTCCGCTACCCAAGTCCCGTCGGCCCGGCAACGGCAAAGTCCTCAGCATCGCCGGCGCGGCCGAACACAACCTCAAGAACCTGCTGGTTCGCATCCCCCTCAACATGCTGGTCTGCGTAACCGGCGTGTCGGGGTCCGGCAAGAGCACCCTGGTGGAAGACACCCTCTATCGGGCGGCGGCTCGGGCCTTCCGCGTGGAATCCCTGCCGATGGGAACATTCCAGGCCATCAAGGGGCTCGAACACCTGAAAGGCGTGCGCCTCATCGATCAACAGCCGATCGGCCGCACGCCGCGCTCGAATCCCATCACCTACCTGAAGGCCTTCGACGACATCCGCGCACTCTTCGCCGCGGAGCGGGACGCGCTTCGCCAGGGCTTGACGCCCGGTCACTTTTCCTTCAACTCCGCCGAAGGGCGCTGCGAGCGTTGTGAGGGGAACGGCTATGAAAAACTGGAGATGTACTTTTTTGAAGACATCTATGCGACCTGCGAACAATGCGAAGGCCGGCGCTTCAAACCGAATGTCTTGGGCATCCGATACCGAGGCAAGACCATCCACGACGTCCTCAACCTGACCGTGGCCGATGCGCAGGCGTTTTTTTCGGGAGTTCCCAAACTGACCGAGAAGCTCCACCTGCTGTCCACCATCGGCCTGGGCTATCTCCGTCTCGGCCAAGCCGCCACAACCCTCTCCGGCGGCGAAGCCCAGCGGCTCAAGATCGCCGCGGAACTCAAAGATCCGTCGGCGCAGGGACTCCTCTACATCCTGGACGAGCCGACCACCGGGCTCCATCTTGAGGACATCAAGAAACTCTTGGCCGTGCTGCACAAGTTGGTGGATGCCGGCAACACGCTGGTCGTGGTGGAACACAATCTGGACGTGATCAAGACAGCAGACTGGATCATCGATCTGGGGCCGGAAGGCGGCGAAGCGGGAGGACACATTGTGGCGGAAGGGCGCCCTGAACAGGTGACGCAGGTGGCGCAGTCGCACACCGGGCGGTTTTTGGCAACGTTGCTGACCCGCTGA
- a CDS encoding antitoxin MazE family protein: MSSETHLTPKEKQSRYRSRLRQKGLRPVQIWVPDTRAAGFAAECRRQARLAARSAQEKPVLDFVSQIADWDNG, translated from the coding sequence ATGTCCTCCGAGACACACCTGACTCCGAAAGAAAAACAGAGCCGTTATCGAAGCCGGTTGCGCCAAAAGGGTTTGCGGCCGGTGCAGATCTGGGTTCCGGACACCCGGGCTGCCGGATTTGCGGCTGAATGCCGCCGGCAGGCGCGCCTTGCGGCACGGTCTGCACAGGAAAAACCCGTTCTTGACTTCGTCTCACAGATCGCTGACTGGGATAACGGATGA
- a CDS encoding dihydrofolate reductase family protein, translated as MKTQYYIATSLDGFIATEDDSLDWLFPLGDVNDTSYPAFIADVGALAMGSATYLWMVRHAAKVAEQTGSPWPYTQPTWVFSHRTLPSIKGADVRFVQGDVRPVHKEMARAAASKNVWVVGGGDLAAQFFDAGLLDEAIIQVASVTLGKGKQLFPRRVTSPPWKLMSVRQVGAGFAELRYELPGRQVTGNA; from the coding sequence ATGAAGACGCAGTACTATATCGCAACAAGCCTTGACGGCTTCATCGCAACAGAAGACGACTCGCTGGACTGGCTGTTCCCGCTTGGAGACGTCAACGACACCAGCTATCCTGCCTTCATTGCCGATGTGGGTGCCCTGGCTATGGGCTCTGCGACGTATCTGTGGATGGTGCGCCACGCTGCGAAGGTTGCGGAGCAGACTGGTTCGCCATGGCCCTACACACAGCCCACTTGGGTGTTCTCTCACCGCACGTTGCCTTCCATCAAGGGTGCGGACGTCCGTTTCGTTCAAGGGGATGTTCGTCCCGTCCACAAGGAGATGGCTCGCGCTGCGGCATCCAAGAATGTCTGGGTCGTCGGCGGCGGAGATCTCGCCGCTCAGTTCTTCGACGCAGGGCTTCTCGATGAAGCCATCATCCAGGTGGCTTCGGTCACCCTGGGGAAAGGCAAGCAGCTCTTCCCGCGTCGCGTCACGAGTCCGCCCTGGAAGCTCATGTCTGTTCGCCAGGTTGGGGCAGGCTTTGCGGAGCTACGCTATGAACTCCCAGGTCGGCAGGTCACAGGCAACGCTTAA
- a CDS encoding IS5 family transposase: protein MQQQTFAEVSFEQYRKPTRREQFLNEMNQVVPWAELVAAIEPVYPKAEGPGRPPVGVERMLRLHCLQQWFNLSDPAVEEALYDSHAMRQFVGIDLGREPVPDETTICKFRHLLEAHHLGAQLFARIGAYLAAHGLKVSRGTIVDATIINAPSSTKNRQKERDPEMHQTKKGNQWYFGMKAHIGVDSRTKLVHSVAATAANVHDSQVLPELLHGQETRVWGDAAYSGQRDMIQHHAPHAKSFVQTKAHRHRPLSETERARNRTKSKVRAKVEHVFLVIKRIFGWAKVRYRGLAKNAHWLSISCGLANLYVARRHLLAAA, encoded by the coding sequence ATGCAGCAACAGACGTTTGCCGAAGTCTCGTTTGAACAGTATCGCAAGCCCACCCGCCGGGAGCAGTTTCTCAACGAGATGAACCAGGTTGTTCCATGGGCGGAATTGGTAGCGGCGATCGAGCCGGTCTACCCCAAGGCCGAGGGCCCAGGGCGTCCGCCCGTGGGTGTCGAACGCATGTTGCGCCTCCATTGTCTGCAACAGTGGTTTAACCTGTCGGACCCGGCGGTGGAGGAAGCGCTGTACGACTCACACGCCATGCGGCAGTTCGTGGGGATTGATCTGGGCCGCGAGCCCGTACCGGATGAAACCACCATCTGTAAGTTTCGGCATCTGCTGGAAGCCCACCACTTGGGCGCACAGCTCTTTGCGCGGATCGGCGCGTATCTGGCTGCCCACGGGCTGAAGGTCAGCCGGGGCACGATCGTGGATGCCACGATCATCAATGCGCCCAGTTCGACGAAGAATCGCCAGAAAGAGCGAGATCCGGAGATGCATCAGACCAAGAAGGGGAACCAGTGGTATTTCGGCATGAAGGCGCATATTGGAGTGGACAGCCGGACGAAGCTGGTTCACTCAGTGGCGGCCACGGCGGCGAATGTCCATGACAGCCAGGTGTTGCCGGAGTTGCTGCATGGACAGGAGACACGAGTATGGGGCGATGCCGCCTATAGCGGGCAACGCGACATGATTCAGCACCATGCTCCCCATGCCAAGAGCTTCGTCCAGACGAAAGCCCATCGCCATCGGCCCTTGAGCGAGACGGAGCGGGCCCGCAATCGGACGAAGTCGAAGGTTCGTGCCAAAGTCGAGCATGTGTTCTTGGTGATCAAGCGGATCTTCGGGTGGGCCAAAGTGCGGTACCGGGGGCTCGCGAAGAATGCGCACTGGTTGTCTATCAGTTGCGGCTTGGCGAATCTGTATGTAGCACGCCGGCACTTGCTGGCGGCAGCCTAG
- a CDS encoding VOC family protein: MTKIAKNTICLWYERDAEEAARFYAKTFPDSSVGAVHRAPGNFPSGKQGDVLTVEFTVMGIPCLGLNGGPAFKHKEAFSFQVATEDQVETDRYWNAIVDNGGQESECGWCKDKWGISWQITPIALTKAYTSPDLSAAKRAFDAMMTMKKINIAVIEAAVRG; the protein is encoded by the coding sequence ATGACGAAGATCGCAAAGAACACGATTTGCCTTTGGTACGAACGCGATGCCGAGGAGGCTGCGCGATTCTACGCCAAGACCTTTCCCGATTCGTCCGTCGGCGCGGTGCATCGTGCACCGGGCAACTTTCCGTCGGGCAAGCAAGGGGACGTATTGACCGTCGAGTTCACCGTGATGGGCATTCCCTGCCTGGGGTTGAACGGTGGGCCCGCGTTCAAACACAAGGAAGCGTTCTCGTTCCAAGTTGCCACGGAAGATCAGGTCGAGACTGATCGATATTGGAACGCGATCGTCGACAACGGCGGCCAAGAGAGCGAGTGCGGTTGGTGCAAAGACAAATGGGGCATCTCCTGGCAAATTACGCCAATCGCCTTGACCAAGGCGTATACCAGCCCCGATCTCTCCGCCGCCAAGCGGGCGTTCGATGCAATGATGACGATGAAAAAGATAAACATCGCCGTGATCGAGGCGGCGGTTCGTGGCTAG
- a CDS encoding toll/interleukin-1 receptor domain-containing protein — protein sequence MARSHFAELAGIKLAEAGVNQWRDQGQLRASSDWRGEIERGISKSIAVLVALSESSAESSYGTFEWAYGLGKGKTIVPLKLESCKVHPRLEPIQYFDFDERRGANIPT from the coding sequence GTGGCTAGAAGCCACTTCGCCGAATTGGCGGGGATCAAGCTCGCTGAGGCTGGTGTCAATCAATGGCGCGACCAAGGCCAGCTTCGGGCTAGCAGTGACTGGCGTGGAGAGATCGAACGCGGAATCAGCAAGTCGATTGCGGTCCTTGTGGCGTTGAGCGAGAGTTCGGCCGAATCCTCATACGGGACGTTCGAGTGGGCATACGGACTCGGAAAAGGCAAGACGATCGTTCCCCTCAAACTCGAAAGCTGCAAGGTTCATCCTCGCTTGGAGCCCATTCAATATTTCGATTTCGATGAGCGCCGCGGCGCGAACATTCCGACTTGA
- a CDS encoding DUF4157 domain-containing protein, which translates to MRTFAQNQPQQPVSSSFARPNTTTPGCVHHEHPVLYVPRAMGNQAVQRMLQTHVEEPTSGLTGTASPCFGHDFSRISIHPHAVGAIQTKLQISKPGDEYEQEADRTSEQVMRMPEPQLQRACDCGGTCPQCQAEGHKLLQTKHVETGDLGQTAAPPILHDVLRSPGQSLDPATRNFMESRFRYDFSSVRVHSDEMAAESARALHALGYTVGRDIVFGPGQYAPETPTGRQLLAHELTHVVQQEALPSLAATVQRQTDPMQQHMDDMDMEMERKYANSGAPKAQSCGRPSWCPAGFCSPYTSEKLAEYYRSKRAWWLLAGISAVVDSRVVPFWKEYLWGGSAAKNLTADFGKDFSNSPTTKKTTTFLTNELKKSLAAKPLTVSTTASLDIATLIPTAIATLNDPASPDRMNFSAPRDIPGNLAGDIGSNQTTCPAGAQPSRFNDERRVSGTVEVARKSGSEIVVTPLISYTVKDTVDLCPGDCGSPAEQIATVPLSQFEATGISGDVPFTVDFPAPSLGSFTISAPPPTSPAPIPAPASKKPSK; encoded by the coding sequence ATGCGAACCTTCGCACAAAATCAACCTCAACAGCCAGTATCCTCCAGCTTTGCTCGGCCTAACACGACAACACCTGGGTGTGTTCATCACGAACATCCTGTCCTCTATGTGCCGCGCGCAATGGGTAATCAAGCCGTGCAACGAATGTTGCAGACTCATGTTGAAGAACCCACATCCGGATTGACCGGTACGGCATCACCTTGCTTTGGGCACGATTTTAGTCGGATCTCCATACATCCTCATGCAGTGGGAGCGATACAGACAAAGTTGCAGATCAGCAAGCCAGGAGACGAATACGAGCAGGAAGCAGACCGCACCTCAGAACAGGTGATGAGGATGCCTGAGCCACAGCTCCAGCGCGCTTGCGACTGCGGTGGAACGTGCCCCCAGTGTCAGGCGGAGGGACATAAACTCTTGCAGACCAAGCACGTCGAGACAGGCGATTTGGGACAGACCGCAGCACCGCCTATCCTCCACGACGTATTGCGCTCACCTGGTCAATCTCTCGACCCCGCGACGCGTAACTTCATGGAATCACGCTTTCGCTATGATTTCAGTTCAGTCCGGGTGCACAGCGATGAAATGGCGGCTGAGTCGGCGCGTGCACTTCACGCACTCGGCTACACAGTCGGTCGGGACATCGTGTTCGGTCCAGGACAGTATGCTCCCGAGACGCCAACGGGACGGCAACTGCTGGCGCACGAACTCACGCATGTGGTGCAGCAGGAGGCATTGCCGTCGCTCGCCGCCACCGTGCAGCGACAGACCGACCCGATGCAGCAGCACATGGACGACATGGACATGGAGATGGAGCGCAAGTATGCGAATAGCGGCGCGCCCAAAGCCCAGAGCTGCGGCCGCCCCTCATGGTGTCCGGCTGGATTCTGCTCACCTTACACAAGCGAGAAATTGGCTGAATACTATCGAAGCAAGAGAGCGTGGTGGCTGTTGGCGGGCATTTCCGCAGTCGTCGACAGCCGTGTGGTTCCATTCTGGAAGGAGTACCTGTGGGGCGGATCGGCTGCGAAAAACCTGACCGCCGACTTCGGCAAGGACTTCTCGAACTCGCCCACCACAAAGAAGACCACGACTTTCCTCACCAATGAATTGAAGAAGAGCCTTGCTGCCAAACCACTGACTGTGAGCACCACGGCATCCCTCGACATCGCTACCCTCATCCCGACAGCAATTGCGACGCTCAACGATCCGGCGAGTCCAGACCGCATGAACTTCAGCGCCCCCAGAGACATTCCGGGGAACCTCGCCGGCGACATTGGCTCGAACCAGACCACGTGCCCGGCGGGTGCTCAGCCTTCGCGATTCAATGACGAGCGCCGTGTGAGCGGTACGGTGGAGGTGGCGCGAAAGTCAGGTTCGGAGATTGTGGTGACGCCCTTGATCTCCTATACCGTCAAGGACACCGTAGATTTGTGCCCAGGCGATTGTGGGTCACCAGCTGAGCAGATAGCCACGGTGCCGCTGTCGCAGTTCGAGGCAACCGGCATCTCGGGTGATGTGCCGTTTACGGTGGACTTCCCGGCGCCGTCGCTCGGATCATTCACCATCTCTGCTCCACCGCCGACATCACCGGCACCTATACCGGCGCCGGCTTCCAAGAAGCCATCAAAATAA
- a CDS encoding arylamine N-acetyltransferase, producing MVERSVYLARIGYEGPVAPSIETLRALHLSHVLTVPFENLDIHLGCPISLEPSHLFRKIVLGRRGGYCFELNGLFALLLEEFGFAVTRLAARVLYGAEGVRPRSHQILLVHLGEARWLVDVGFGGQEPREPVPLTVGEEQPQGPDRFRLVTGERDEYLLQCAIDGAWTNLYSFTLDPWLPIDFAFAN from the coding sequence ATGGTCGAGCGATCTGTCTATCTTGCACGTATCGGGTATGAGGGGCCTGTGGCTCCGTCGATTGAGACATTGCGTGCGTTGCATCTGTCCCATGTCTTGACTGTGCCGTTCGAAAACCTGGACATCCACCTGGGGTGTCCCATCTCACTGGAACCCTCTCATCTCTTTCGGAAGATCGTGCTTGGTCGTCGGGGTGGGTACTGTTTCGAGTTGAACGGGCTGTTTGCACTGCTGTTGGAGGAGTTTGGATTTGCCGTCACGCGACTGGCTGCTCGAGTGCTGTACGGAGCGGAGGGCGTGCGGCCGCGAAGTCATCAAATACTGCTGGTTCATCTGGGCGAGGCGCGCTGGCTGGTCGATGTCGGATTCGGCGGGCAGGAGCCGCGTGAACCTGTGCCGCTGACAGTCGGCGAGGAGCAGCCTCAGGGCCCTGACCGGTTCCGACTGGTGACGGGAGAGCGGGACGAGTATCTGTTGCAATGTGCCATCGATGGAGCTTGGACCAACCTCTATTCCTTCACCCTGGACCCTTGGCTGCCGATCGACTTTGCCTTCGCCAACTAG
- a CDS encoding arylamine N-acetyltransferase — translation MQRRICTIPTEEGRKTLLDRVLKVRGRDGAQELHVTGEEECKQLLQQRFGLTINDRLNF, via the coding sequence GTGCAGCGACGGATCTGCACGATTCCCACCGAGGAGGGACGGAAGACACTTCTCGACAGGGTATTGAAGGTGCGAGGACGAGACGGTGCGCAAGAACTTCATGTAACCGGTGAGGAGGAATGCAAACAGCTGCTCCAGCAGCGCTTTGGATTGACCATTAATGATCGCTTGAATTTTTAG
- a CDS encoding DUF3147 domain-containing protein, translating into MGEWLKFGLYFLLGGTIVSVSTYLGSQGRSFLAAFASTFPAMTGATFILIYLNGGSDHLVTYAKNLLWFVPPWLLYVGCMIYGVERVGFWLSMAGAMVLYMACVGIVKWLAR; encoded by the coding sequence ATGGGCGAGTGGCTGAAGTTCGGGCTGTATTTTCTCTTGGGCGGTACCATCGTCAGCGTCTCAACCTATCTCGGATCGCAAGGCCGATCATTTCTCGCCGCTTTCGCCAGCACCTTTCCCGCCATGACCGGAGCCACCTTCATCCTCATCTACCTCAACGGCGGCAGCGACCACCTCGTCACCTACGCCAAGAATCTGCTCTGGTTCGTCCCGCCCTGGCTGCTCTATGTCGGCTGCATGATCTACGGCGTTGAGCGGGTCGGCTTTTGGCTCTCCATGGCCGGCGCCATGGTCCTCTATATGGCCTGCGTAGGAATCGTGAAATGGCTGGCGCGGTAG
- a CDS encoding ribonuclease Z — protein sequence MNPSFSSHLVNGEFGDPGLFVEIRWSKRALLFDLGHNDALGPTRLLRANDIFISHTHMDHFIGFDTLLRVALGRGKQLRLCGPPGLIDNVQGKLHGYTWNLLDGYPLSITVREFHSHAVRAATFLATEGFRRLDAPDLPAPSMNGAGRYCVLEDPMFTVQAVTLNHRIPSLAYALQEQFHVNVNKERLHEAGLPVGYWLKEVKQYLWQGKPDDFRFTATLYHEHRREERTFVLGEVRERFLTISRGQKLAYVVDARYDGENEAKIVDLARGADIFYCEAPYAEQDAAKAGERYHLTARQAGLMARKAGARELVVFHFSPRYTGQGARITTEAQAAFEGC from the coding sequence ATGAATCCATCGTTCTCCAGCCACCTCGTCAATGGCGAGTTCGGAGATCCGGGGCTGTTCGTCGAAATCCGCTGGTCGAAGCGCGCATTGCTCTTCGACCTTGGCCACAATGACGCGCTCGGCCCGACCCGCCTCCTTCGTGCCAACGACATTTTCATTTCCCACACCCACATGGACCACTTCATCGGGTTCGACACCCTCCTCCGTGTCGCGCTCGGCCGAGGCAAGCAACTGCGTCTCTGCGGCCCGCCTGGCCTCATCGACAATGTTCAAGGGAAACTTCACGGCTACACCTGGAATCTCCTCGATGGGTATCCACTCTCGATCACCGTTCGGGAATTTCACTCACATGCGGTTCGGGCGGCTACCTTTCTGGCCACAGAAGGCTTTCGCCGGCTGGATGCACCGGACCTGCCTGCCCCCTCCATGAACGGAGCAGGCCGATACTGCGTGTTGGAAGACCCGATGTTCACGGTACAGGCCGTGACGTTGAACCACCGCATTCCCTCCCTGGCCTATGCCCTCCAAGAACAATTCCATGTGAACGTCAACAAAGAGCGGCTCCACGAGGCCGGCCTTCCGGTCGGCTACTGGCTGAAGGAAGTGAAACAGTATTTATGGCAAGGCAAGCCGGATGATTTTCGCTTCACCGCCACGCTGTACCATGAGCACCGGCGGGAGGAGCGGACATTCGTGCTGGGCGAAGTTCGCGAACGGTTCCTCACCATCAGCCGAGGGCAGAAGTTGGCCTATGTCGTGGATGCCCGTTACGACGGGGAGAACGAAGCGAAGATCGTCGACCTTGCGCGCGGCGCCGACATTTTCTATTGTGAGGCCCCCTATGCGGAGCAGGATGCGGCCAAGGCCGGCGAACGGTACCATCTTACGGCCAGGCAAGCCGGGCTCATGGCCCGCAAGGCCGGTGCCCGGGAGTTGGTGGTGTTTCATTTTTCGCCGCGCTACACGGGACAGGGCGCCCGCATCACAACCGAAGCGCAGGCGGCGTTCGAAGGCTGCTGA